A stretch of Roseibium porphyridii DNA encodes these proteins:
- a CDS encoding ABC transporter permease subunit, translating to MLRFLLGRLGLLIPTFIGVTFVAFTFIRLLPGDPAELLAGERGITPERKAEVMRQLGFDKPYWQQYLDYILGIFQGDLGTSFSSKKPVLDEFMTLFPATAELALCAIILAVCIGIPAGIFAAVKRGSIADQAIMGTALVGYSMPIFWWGLLLIILFSGVLQWTPVSGRISLLYFFPQVTGFMLIDSLLSGEKGAFLSAVRHLILPSIVLATIPLAVIARQTRSAMLEVLGEDYVRTARAKGLAPKSVIGLHALRNALIPVVTTIGLQVGVLLGGAILTETIFSWPGIGKWLFDSISRRDYFVVQGGLLLIAGIVMMVNLIVDVLYGLINPRIRHN from the coding sequence ATGCTCCGCTTTCTTCTAGGTCGTCTCGGCCTGTTGATCCCGACATTTATCGGCGTCACCTTCGTCGCCTTCACCTTCATTCGCCTTTTGCCCGGTGATCCAGCTGAACTCCTTGCCGGGGAACGCGGTATTACGCCGGAACGCAAGGCTGAAGTCATGAGGCAGCTGGGCTTTGACAAGCCCTACTGGCAACAGTATCTCGACTATATACTCGGGATCTTCCAAGGTGATCTGGGAACGTCCTTTTCGTCCAAGAAGCCTGTGCTTGACGAGTTCATGACACTCTTTCCCGCGACGGCGGAGCTCGCGCTTTGCGCGATCATTCTTGCAGTTTGCATAGGAATTCCGGCAGGTATCTTTGCTGCGGTGAAACGCGGATCGATCGCCGATCAGGCGATCATGGGAACAGCGCTTGTCGGCTACTCGATGCCGATCTTCTGGTGGGGCTTGTTGCTGATCATCCTGTTTTCCGGTGTGTTGCAATGGACACCGGTTTCCGGACGGATCTCGCTGCTTTACTTTTTCCCGCAGGTGACGGGTTTCATGCTGATCGACAGTTTGCTGTCTGGAGAAAAGGGCGCGTTCCTGTCGGCGGTACGGCATCTGATCTTGCCGTCAATCGTTCTGGCGACCATCCCGCTGGCGGTGATTGCCCGCCAGACCCGATCCGCCATGCTTGAGGTCCTCGGAGAGGATTATGTGCGCACCGCGCGCGCAAAGGGCCTCGCACCAAAATCGGTGATAGGTCTCCATGCGCTTCGAAACGCTCTTATCCCGGTTGTCACGACCATTGGCCTGCAGGTTGGAGTTCTGCTTGGCGGAGCGATCCTGACAGAAACCATTTTCTCGTGGCCCGGTATCGGCAAATGGCTTTTCGACAGCATTTCGCGCCGGGACTACTTTGTGGTCCAGGGCGGCCTTCTTCTGATTGCCGGCATCGTGATGATGGTCAATCTGATCGTGGATGTGCTCTACGGCCTGATCAATCCACGCATCCGACACAACTGA
- a CDS encoding ABC transporter permease subunit has translation MTNTSPATGAETDKVQAASRSATWANLAEFWYYFSRNKGAVIGLCIFVALVAVAVLSPWISPHDPDMQYRDSFLVPPFWEEGGKSTFILGTDAVGRDILSRLMHGAAYSLWIGVIVVTISLCVGIVTGLISGYAGGAVDTFIMRLMDIILAFPALLLALVLVAILGPGLTNAMIAIALVLQPHFVRLTRAAVLAERSRDYVVAARLAGAGHLRLMFKTILPNCLAPLIVQATLSFSNAILDAAALGFLGMGAQPPASEWGTMLAEAREFILSAWWVVTFPGLAILITVIAINLVGDGLRDALDPKLKRS, from the coding sequence ATGACAAATACCTCTCCGGCCACCGGTGCCGAAACAGACAAGGTTCAGGCGGCGAGCCGAAGCGCTACCTGGGCCAATCTCGCCGAATTCTGGTACTACTTCTCGCGGAACAAAGGCGCGGTTATCGGACTTTGCATCTTTGTCGCGCTGGTCGCAGTCGCGGTGCTTTCCCCCTGGATTTCACCGCATGATCCGGACATGCAATATCGGGACAGCTTCCTGGTTCCGCCCTTCTGGGAAGAAGGTGGCAAGTCGACCTTCATTCTTGGAACGGATGCTGTCGGGCGCGATATTCTTTCCCGGCTTATGCACGGTGCTGCATACTCGCTCTGGATCGGCGTCATCGTTGTCACCATTTCGCTTTGTGTCGGGATCGTGACGGGGCTGATCTCAGGTTATGCAGGCGGCGCGGTCGATACATTCATCATGCGTTTGATGGATATCATCCTTGCCTTCCCGGCACTCCTTCTTGCGCTGGTTCTTGTTGCCATCCTCGGTCCGGGGCTGACAAATGCGATGATTGCCATCGCGCTTGTTCTTCAGCCGCATTTCGTCAGATTGACACGTGCAGCCGTTTTGGCGGAGCGGTCGCGCGATTATGTGGTCGCCGCACGGCTTGCTGGTGCTGGTCACCTTCGTCTGATGTTCAAGACCATATTGCCGAACTGTCTCGCACCGCTGATCGTTCAGGCAACGCTTTCCTTTTCCAACGCAATCCTGGATGCAGCCGCACTTGGCTTTCTCGGGATGGGCGCTCAGCCGCCTGCGTCTGAGTGGGGCACGATGCTTGCCGAGGCCCGGGAGTTCATCCTGAGTGCCTGGTGGGTGGTTACTTTCCCAGGTCTGGCCATTCTGATCACCGTGATTGCCATCAATCTAGTCGGCGATGGTCTGCGTGATGCGCTTGACCCGAAACTGAAGAGGAGCTGA
- a CDS encoding ABC transporter ATP-binding protein — translation MSLLEIRNLRVEFDTAKGPFRALSGVDYTVDAGEVLAIVGESGSGKSVAMLATMGLLPDSATITADKMEFEGLDLRTLSAKDRRKVIGKDISMIFQEPIASLNPCFTVGFQMNETLKTHTGLKGKQIKDRVIELFEAVGIPDPAGRLNAFPHQMSGGQCQRVMIAMAIACSPKLLIADEPTTALDVTIQKQILDLLVQIQQESGMGLIMITHDMGVVAETADRVIVQYQGRKMEEADVLSLFENPQNPYTKALLSALPENATGDRLPTVSDFAQAGGF, via the coding sequence ATGTCTCTTCTGGAAATCAGAAACCTTCGAGTTGAATTCGATACCGCCAAGGGACCGTTCCGGGCGTTGTCCGGCGTTGACTACACAGTCGATGCAGGTGAAGTCCTGGCAATTGTCGGCGAATCCGGTTCTGGGAAATCGGTCGCCATGCTGGCGACAATGGGCCTGTTGCCGGACAGTGCAACCATCACTGCCGACAAGATGGAGTTCGAAGGCCTCGATCTTCGAACCCTTTCCGCGAAGGATCGCAGGAAGGTTATCGGCAAAGATATTTCGATGATCTTTCAAGAACCCATCGCAAGTCTGAACCCTTGTTTCACGGTCGGCTTTCAAATGAACGAGACCCTCAAGACACACACGGGTCTGAAGGGCAAACAGATCAAGGACCGCGTGATCGAGCTGTTCGAAGCTGTTGGCATCCCTGACCCGGCGGGACGGCTCAATGCCTTTCCGCATCAGATGTCCGGTGGCCAGTGTCAGCGTGTGATGATTGCCATGGCAATCGCGTGTTCGCCGAAACTGTTGATCGCAGACGAGCCGACAACGGCGCTTGATGTGACCATTCAAAAGCAGATCCTGGATCTGCTGGTTCAAATCCAGCAGGAAAGCGGCATGGGTCTGATCATGATCACGCATGACATGGGCGTTGTCGCCGAAACCGCCGATCGTGTGATCGTTCAGTATCAGGGCCGCAAAATGGAGGAGGCTGATGTGCTTTCTCTGTTTGAAAACCCTCAAAACCCCTACACAAAAGCGCTGCTTTCGGCATTGCCGGAAAATGCGACGGGCGACCGTCTGCCGACGGTCAGCGATTTTGCTCAAGCGGGAGGATTTTAA
- a CDS encoding dipeptide ABC transporter ATP-binding protein → MADDIILKVRDVYRTYDIKGGLFKKASQLTAVKGVSLDVERGSTLAVVGESGCGKSTLARMLTMIDAQSSGSIEIDGLPIDISKTGISKEMRQKVQIVFQNPYGSLNPRQKIGHVLEEPLLLNTDMPSAERRDLALQMLEKVGLPPEHYGRYPHMFSGGQRQRIAIARAIMMKPKLLVLDEPVSALDLSVQAQILNLLADLQEEMNLTYVFISHDLSVVRYIADKVMVMYFGEVVEYGTRDEVFNDPQHDYTKTLFAATPRADVESIKKRLAAKAA, encoded by the coding sequence GTGGCCGACGATATCATCCTCAAAGTCCGCGACGTTTATCGTACCTATGACATCAAGGGCGGGCTGTTCAAAAAGGCGTCTCAACTGACTGCTGTCAAAGGTGTGAGCCTCGATGTGGAACGCGGTTCCACACTGGCCGTTGTCGGAGAAAGCGGATGCGGCAAGTCTACCCTTGCCCGCATGCTCACCATGATCGACGCACAATCGTCCGGATCGATTGAAATTGACGGTCTGCCGATCGACATTTCGAAGACTGGCATTTCCAAGGAGATGCGCCAGAAAGTCCAGATTGTTTTCCAGAATCCCTATGGATCGCTGAATCCGCGCCAGAAGATAGGACATGTTCTTGAAGAACCGCTGCTCCTGAATACGGACATGCCGTCAGCTGAACGTCGTGACCTTGCACTTCAGATGCTGGAAAAGGTCGGGTTGCCGCCTGAGCACTACGGTCGTTACCCGCATATGTTTTCCGGTGGGCAGCGGCAGCGCATCGCAATTGCCCGTGCCATCATGATGAAGCCAAAACTACTCGTGCTGGACGAGCCTGTCTCCGCTCTGGATCTTTCCGTACAGGCCCAGATCCTCAACCTTCTTGCCGATCTGCAGGAAGAAATGAACCTGACTTACGTGTTCATTTCGCATGACCTGTCAGTGGTGCGTTACATCGCCGACAAGGTGATGGTGATGTATTTTGGTGAAGTTGTTGAATACGGCACTCGGGACGAGGTGTTCAACGATCCTCAACACGACTACACCAAAACACTGTTTGCTGCGACACCACGGGCCGATGTTGAGAGCATCAAAAAGCGTCTGGCGGCAAAAGCCGCCTGA
- a CDS encoding MFS transporter: MQAISDANRKWWLLGAVSCVLGLVLLDETVVGIALPTIQKELGLSNNDAHWVVNAYLLTFACFVAVGGKIADLFGILRVFLFGLALFAICSVACGFAPSGGALIAARALQGLGAAIIFPLFLAMITITFPKDVRGAALATSGAVGTTFLALGPLVGGLFTDFLSWRWIFWINPFVAVVVAVLVTLTWRDVPRPAGRQIDWIGLLLMATAMFCVVFGLMEASDLGWRNPLILASMFLGLVLFGLFWRFELRQSMPLIEVDLFSSPVFAGSNLTIFTAQYAKMPLFVFVALYAQTDLHLTPFQAGVVVMLAPALQPITAVVCGRYADKIAKRWQVLFGLGVLTLAFLWQAATWSYENVFLFVPGLLIAGLAFPFLFTPTRAAVSEALPEHKHGQGGGIAMTSQIAGGTVGLAVSSAAFALGGFGLVFALTALLSTLVFIYAAFAFRGA, from the coding sequence ATGCAGGCAATTTCGGACGCAAATCGAAAATGGTGGCTCCTGGGTGCCGTCAGCTGTGTTCTGGGGCTTGTGCTTCTGGACGAGACGGTGGTCGGAATTGCCTTGCCGACCATCCAGAAGGAGCTTGGGCTCTCGAACAATGACGCCCACTGGGTGGTGAATGCCTATCTCCTGACCTTTGCCTGTTTTGTTGCAGTTGGCGGAAAGATTGCGGATCTGTTTGGAATTCTGCGCGTTTTCCTGTTCGGGTTGGCGCTTTTTGCCATTTGCTCGGTTGCGTGCGGGTTTGCACCGTCGGGAGGCGCGTTGATCGCAGCACGGGCACTGCAGGGACTTGGTGCCGCGATCATCTTTCCGTTGTTCCTTGCGATGATCACGATAACTTTTCCAAAGGATGTCAGAGGGGCGGCATTGGCAACAAGTGGTGCCGTTGGAACGACGTTTCTCGCACTCGGACCTCTGGTTGGAGGGCTCTTTACCGACTTTCTGTCCTGGCGATGGATCTTCTGGATCAATCCGTTTGTTGCCGTAGTCGTTGCCGTATTGGTGACGCTCACCTGGCGAGATGTGCCACGACCAGCGGGACGGCAAATTGACTGGATCGGATTGCTTCTGATGGCGACGGCCATGTTTTGCGTTGTCTTCGGTCTCATGGAGGCGAGTGATCTTGGATGGCGCAATCCGTTGATCCTTGCCTCGATGTTCCTCGGGCTGGTTCTTTTCGGGCTTTTCTGGAGGTTCGAGCTTCGGCAAAGCATGCCGCTGATTGAAGTCGATCTGTTTTCGAGCCCCGTTTTCGCGGGAAGCAATCTGACGATCTTCACGGCGCAATATGCCAAGATGCCACTCTTTGTCTTTGTTGCGCTTTATGCCCAGACCGATCTGCACCTGACGCCTTTTCAGGCGGGTGTCGTTGTCATGCTCGCACCGGCCCTGCAGCCTATTACCGCTGTGGTGTGCGGGCGGTATGCCGACAAGATTGCAAAACGGTGGCAAGTGCTTTTCGGCCTTGGTGTGCTGACGCTTGCCTTCCTCTGGCAAGCCGCGACCTGGTCCTATGAGAATGTGTTTCTGTTCGTTCCAGGGCTTTTGATCGCGGGGTTGGCGTTTCCGTTTCTATTCACACCGACACGAGCCGCTGTTTCGGAGGCATTGCCTGAGCACAAACATGGACAGGGTGGCGGGATTGCCATGACATCCCAGATCGCGGGCGGCACCGTCGGACTTGCAGTGTCCAGCGCTGCGTTCGCTCTTGGCGGGTTCGGGCTCGTTTTCGCTCTCACTGCACTACTCTCGACTCTGGTATTCATTTATGCCGCTTTCGCCTTTCGAGGTGCCTGA
- a CDS encoding ArsR/SmtB family transcription factor, whose product MEKQKALDALAALGQETRLDVFRLLVKAGKEGMSAGAIADALKVLPNTLSAHLSALARSGLVTAERDGRSIHYTASLSTMQLLVTYLLEDCCGGNPDLCAPIANIFTSCTSIEDEAT is encoded by the coding sequence ATGGAAAAACAAAAAGCTCTTGATGCTTTGGCCGCCCTTGGCCAGGAAACCCGCCTCGATGTCTTTCGTCTGCTGGTGAAGGCCGGCAAGGAAGGCATGAGCGCAGGTGCCATTGCAGACGCACTCAAAGTGCTCCCGAACACTTTGTCGGCGCATCTAAGTGCTTTGGCGCGGTCTGGTCTCGTTACCGCTGAACGAGATGGGCGGTCCATTCATTACACGGCCAGCTTGAGCACAATGCAGCTCCTGGTGACCTATCTTCTGGAAGACTGTTGCGGTGGAAACCCGGATCTTTGTGCTCCGATTGCAAATATCTTCACTTCCTGCACTTCGATTGAAGACGAGGCGACCTGA
- a CDS encoding arsenate reductase ArsC, giving the protein MRNVLFVCTANSARSVLGEGLLRYMGEGRFETYSAGSTPRRSVNPDALACLARHGLPTDGFRSKSWEEFAGQNAPQMDLIVTVCDSAAGEACPVWPGHPLVVHWGIPDPASVEGDDAVRGEAFDLAYRRLKQRIQAMLVLGDAVFTTGDGKQKLAAIGAAADAQDLKHV; this is encoded by the coding sequence ATGCGTAATGTTCTGTTCGTCTGTACGGCGAATTCCGCGCGCTCAGTTTTGGGCGAAGGCCTTCTTCGTTACATGGGCGAAGGCAGGTTTGAAACCTATTCGGCAGGGTCCACACCGCGTAGATCGGTCAATCCAGACGCATTGGCCTGTCTAGCGCGTCATGGTCTTCCCACAGACGGTTTCCGCTCAAAGAGCTGGGAAGAATTTGCTGGACAGAATGCACCTCAGATGGACCTGATCGTGACCGTTTGTGACAGCGCTGCCGGAGAAGCGTGTCCGGTCTGGCCGGGTCATCCACTGGTCGTTCACTGGGGTATTCCGGATCCGGCGTCCGTAGAAGGTGATGATGCTGTAAGGGGTGAAGCCTTTGACCTGGCCTATCGGCGCCTCAAACAGCGTATCCAAGCCATGCTTGTTCTTGGTGATGCCGTTTTTACCACCGGCGACGGAAAACAAAAACTGGCAGCGATCGGCGCTGCAGCTGACGCACAGGATTTAAAACATGTCTGA
- a CDS encoding aquaporin, with protein sequence MSEFSLSRRLVAEALGTAMLVGTVVGSGIMADKLSDDVAVSLLGNTIPTGAILVVLITMLGPISGAHFNPAVTFVFWLKRELGLAVAAVYIIAQILGGISGSLVAHVMFELPVLQASTTVRTGAGQWVAEIVATFGLLATILAGIRFREAAVPWLVGLYITAAYWFTASTSFANPAVAISRAFTDTFAGIRPVDLPGFIIAEFAGAAVALALFSWLLKSEKQAANS encoded by the coding sequence ATGTCTGAATTCAGCCTGTCCCGGCGCCTCGTTGCGGAGGCGCTCGGAACCGCCATGCTTGTGGGAACTGTTGTCGGATCCGGTATCATGGCGGACAAGCTTTCTGATGATGTCGCCGTCTCTCTGCTCGGCAACACGATCCCAACCGGTGCAATCCTGGTGGTGTTGATCACGATGCTTGGCCCGATTTCCGGTGCGCATTTCAACCCAGCCGTGACGTTTGTCTTCTGGCTGAAACGTGAACTCGGTTTGGCCGTCGCTGCAGTTTACATCATCGCGCAGATCCTCGGCGGTATCTCAGGCTCGTTGGTTGCGCATGTGATGTTTGAACTGCCGGTTCTGCAAGCCTCGACAACCGTGCGCACGGGGGCAGGGCAATGGGTTGCGGAAATTGTTGCGACATTCGGCCTGCTCGCGACTATTCTCGCCGGCATTCGGTTTCGAGAAGCGGCGGTGCCCTGGTTGGTGGGGCTCTATATCACGGCAGCATACTGGTTCACCGCTTCGACGTCCTTTGCCAATCCCGCTGTCGCAATCTCAAGAGCTTTTACCGATACGTTTGCCGGCATCAGGCCCGTTGATCTGCCGGGTTTCATCATTGCTGAATTTGCAGGAGCAGCTGTTGCTCTGGCGCTCTTCTCCTGGCTGCTCAAGTCGGAAAAGCAGGCTGCGAATTCGTAA
- a CDS encoding GNAT family N-acetyltransferase: protein MLSARISNESGDESAELADEIERQLLRSLRQHNIQSRNEAIVLKATSKDGQLLGGVTASTSYGWLLLKVLWVDEKARGSGLGSELLNAAETEGRRLDCHGAWLDTSNPQAYEFYLNRGYETFGTLENKASQHPANHCRWFMKKEL from the coding sequence ATGCTATCGGCGAGGATTTCCAATGAGAGTGGTGATGAAAGCGCAGAACTTGCCGATGAGATCGAGCGACAATTGCTTCGCTCGCTCCGACAACACAACATCCAATCGCGCAATGAAGCCATTGTTCTGAAGGCAACGTCAAAAGATGGACAGTTGCTTGGCGGTGTAACGGCATCAACGTCCTATGGCTGGTTGCTTTTGAAAGTCCTCTGGGTTGACGAAAAAGCCCGCGGCTCAGGGCTCGGGTCAGAGCTTTTGAATGCCGCGGAAACCGAAGGACGCCGGCTCGACTGCCATGGAGCTTGGTTGGACACGTCCAACCCCCAAGCCTACGAATTCTATCTGAACCGTGGCTACGAGACGTTCGGCACTCTAGAGAACAAGGCGTCTCAGCACCCGGCAAACCATTGCCGCTGGTTCATGAAAAAAGAGCTTTAG
- a CDS encoding GntR family transcriptional regulator: MTSDVSQSTQAYRDLEEDIVTLKLKPGEAVTETYLTQRLGMGRTPIREALQRLSWEGLLTIRPRLGVIVADMNPADFVKVLEARHALERLMAGSAARLASQQERQALEKCAEEMREAASVPDVEAYLRLDKAFDEVVAQAACNPFAAKALAPLQSHSRRFWYRHFGQTDLNPAAWSHLEVMQAIAAGDEPSAMEHAENLMLYLRRHAMSLLSGHS, encoded by the coding sequence ATGACCAGCGATGTCAGCCAATCCACCCAGGCGTACCGGGACCTGGAAGAAGACATCGTCACCTTGAAGCTGAAGCCCGGTGAAGCGGTTACGGAAACTTATCTGACACAACGGCTCGGTATGGGACGGACACCCATCCGTGAAGCTTTGCAACGGCTCAGTTGGGAAGGCCTTTTGACGATACGTCCAAGGCTTGGTGTGATCGTCGCCGACATGAACCCGGCAGATTTCGTCAAGGTGCTTGAAGCAAGGCATGCGCTGGAGCGCCTGATGGCCGGCTCAGCTGCCAGACTAGCCAGTCAGCAGGAGCGCCAGGCTCTTGAAAAATGCGCGGAGGAAATGAGAGAGGCTGCCTCTGTGCCTGATGTTGAAGCCTACCTGAGACTAGACAAGGCTTTCGACGAGGTGGTTGCTCAAGCAGCCTGCAATCCTTTTGCAGCAAAGGCACTCGCGCCGTTGCAGAGCCACAGCCGACGCTTCTGGTATCGCCATTTCGGTCAGACCGATCTGAACCCTGCCGCATGGAGCCATTTGGAAGTTATGCAGGCGATCGCCGCCGGTGACGAACCGTCTGCGATGGAACATGCTGAAAATCTCATGCTCTACCTGAGGCGGCATGCCATGTCGTTGCTCAGCGGACACAGCTGA
- a CDS encoding DUF2270 domain-containing protein has translation MSEESPRRDWPNQEIESGTLGALAHLYRAEVFRSTHWRTRLDNTTNWAVVTTGIALSATFSNKDASPLPMVLVGLLVTVFLIFEARRYRYYNMFRARARLMESDLYAPILHGRKVPWGSEWSKMLADDYETPHYHISLARAAGRRLRSNYSWILAIQAVAYYGKIAIHPEPLTSFADVFARAAIGPIPGSFVMFAGLVFHLSWVVFAFVTLRLDKIYREKRQSPMQAI, from the coding sequence ATGAGCGAGGAAAGCCCCAGGAGAGACTGGCCGAACCAGGAAATAGAATCCGGCACACTCGGTGCGCTGGCGCATCTTTATCGGGCCGAAGTGTTTCGCAGCACGCACTGGCGCACACGGCTGGACAACACTACGAACTGGGCAGTGGTCACCACAGGCATCGCGCTGTCAGCGACCTTTTCCAACAAGGATGCTTCGCCATTGCCAATGGTTCTGGTCGGACTGCTGGTCACGGTCTTTCTGATCTTCGAGGCACGCCGTTATCGATACTACAATATGTTCCGCGCCAGAGCCCGGCTGATGGAGTCCGATCTCTACGCGCCGATCCTCCACGGGCGAAAGGTGCCGTGGGGCAGCGAGTGGAGCAAGATGCTGGCGGATGACTACGAAACGCCACACTACCACATCAGCCTGGCGCGAGCTGCAGGACGTCGGCTGCGATCAAATTATTCCTGGATCCTCGCCATTCAAGCCGTCGCCTATTACGGCAAGATTGCCATTCATCCAGAACCTCTCACCAGTTTCGCAGACGTGTTCGCACGAGCTGCAATCGGCCCTATTCCCGGAAGTTTCGTGATGTTTGCCGGGCTTGTGTTTCATCTGAGCTGGGTTGTTTTTGCTTTCGTTACCCTGCGGCTGGACAAGATTTACCGCGAAAAGCGTCAATCGCCGATGCAGGCGATCTGA